In Candidatus Methanoperedens sp., one genomic interval encodes:
- the cobM gene encoding precorrin-4 C(11)-methyltransferase yields MAKRDNGSKKPVYFVGAGPGNPKYITVKGRELLESADLVMYTGSLVNPDVLNYSQGEVLDSHGMKLEEIINVLAKGVEAGKTVVRLHSGDPSLYGAIIEQIYGLRKRGIDIEIIPGVTSLFASAAALKTQLTLNGITETLIITRPAGATLERDSIRELSRHNATLAIYLGTDKLRKITEEVVYPKETPAAVVYHASWEDEKVVLGTVGDIADKVEALGIDKSAMIIIGNVLSPANYRRSHLYG; encoded by the coding sequence GTGGCAAAGCGAGACAATGGTTCCAAAAAGCCTGTATATTTTGTGGGTGCTGGCCCGGGCAATCCCAAATATATCACCGTGAAAGGGCGCGAACTTCTCGAATCTGCGGACCTGGTAATGTATACGGGCTCGCTCGTGAACCCTGACGTCCTGAATTATTCGCAAGGCGAAGTGCTGGACAGTCACGGCATGAAGCTTGAAGAGATCATTAATGTCCTTGCGAAAGGCGTCGAGGCAGGCAAGACCGTTGTAAGACTGCACAGCGGCGACCCTTCATTGTACGGAGCGATAATCGAACAGATCTATGGGCTGAGAAAACGAGGGATAGACATAGAAATCATCCCGGGGGTTACCTCTCTTTTCGCTTCTGCCGCTGCCCTCAAGACGCAGCTTACGCTCAATGGAATAACGGAAACGCTGATCATCACCAGACCCGCAGGAGCGACGCTTGAGAGAGACTCGATAAGGGAACTATCCCGCCATAATGCAACATTGGCGATTTACCTTGGAACGGATAAACTGAGGAAGATCACGGAAGAAGTCGTATATCCAAAGGAAACGCCGGCTGCAGTGGTTTATCATGCCTCATGGGAAGATGAAAAGGTGGTTCTGGGCACTGTGGGAGATATTGCAGATAAGGTCGAAGCCCTGGGGATCGATAAATCCGCAATGATTATCATAGGCAATGTGCTTTCTCCCGCGAACTACAGGAGGTCGCATCTTTATGGGTGA
- the cbiG gene encoding cobalt-precorrin 5A hydrolase has translation MGEVAIITFPRNLAAAEKIKESIGGEIIIYSRDAFEKAFEYDSIIAIMAAGIAVRGIAPLLHDKWDDPAVVVVDSGLNFAIPVLGGHHGGNDLAKKLAGLGIIPVITTATEINGKESVEHIAEKLGCRILNRESTKGLNMALLEKDVEFLRIKGPKIVLLDDNVTVLKRYGLVVGIGSNRGVSKNEVMEAITKALSEIDASFEDVKYLASARIKENEHGIIDAASEIGKEIKFVSHDLINSEKVPTISKAKALGLNGVCEPAALALSEEKKLLLKKRIYGNVTIAIAR, from the coding sequence ATGGGTGAAGTGGCAATCATCACATTCCCGCGTAATCTTGCGGCAGCAGAAAAGATAAAGGAATCCATTGGCGGGGAGATCATCATATACTCAAGGGACGCGTTCGAAAAAGCTTTCGAGTATGATTCGATCATAGCCATAATGGCAGCAGGTATAGCTGTTCGGGGTATAGCTCCGCTATTGCATGATAAATGGGATGACCCCGCAGTTGTGGTCGTGGATTCAGGATTGAATTTTGCCATTCCAGTACTTGGAGGTCACCATGGAGGGAACGACCTGGCAAAAAAGCTTGCAGGTTTGGGAATAATCCCTGTTATAACCACCGCAACTGAAATAAATGGAAAAGAATCGGTCGAGCATATCGCGGAAAAACTCGGATGTCGGATATTAAACAGGGAATCCACAAAAGGTTTGAATATGGCTTTACTTGAGAAAGATGTTGAATTCTTAAGAATTAAAGGTCCAAAGATCGTACTTCTGGACGATAATGTCACTGTCTTGAAAAGATACGGGCTGGTGGTGGGGATCGGCTCAAATCGCGGTGTAAGCAAGAACGAGGTAATGGAGGCAATAACAAAAGCGCTTTCAGAGATAGATGCAAGTTTTGAGGATGTGAAATATCTGGCCTCAGCTAGGATCAAGGAAAATGAACATGGTATCATTGATGCTGCTTCTGAAATTGGAAAAGAGATAAAGTTCGTATCTCATGACCTTATCAATTCAGAAAAAGTACCCACAATTTCAAAGGCAAAAGCCCTCGGACTGAACGGAGTTTGCGAGCCCGCAGCCCTTGCACTCTCGGAAGAAAAAAAACTACTTCTGAAAAAAAGGATATACGGAAATGTCACCATCGCGATCGCACGGTAA
- the cobJ gene encoding precorrin-3B C(17)-methyltransferase, with translation MSPSRSHGKLYIVGIGPGSTEHLTKKAEMALLESEYVVGNGTYLDQIAEVIKDSKIIRSGMGGEVERAKEAVGLSKEHIVSIISGGDANVYGMAGLVMEVAEKERNIEIEVVPGVTALSAAASLLGAPVVSDFAVISLSDLLTPMELIERRLNSAAEADFVIAIYNPKSRNRRQNFGRAMEIIKKFRNDETPVGIVKNAARKGEAVIATTLGRIMEYDDAIDMSTIVLVGNSESRLWDNRIITPRGYQRKYEY, from the coding sequence ATGTCACCATCGCGATCGCACGGTAAATTATACATTGTTGGCATCGGTCCCGGTTCGACCGAACATCTTACGAAAAAAGCGGAAATGGCACTGCTTGAATCCGAGTACGTCGTCGGTAATGGAACGTACTTAGACCAGATAGCTGAGGTCATAAAAGATTCAAAGATAATAAGAAGCGGAATGGGTGGAGAGGTTGAGCGCGCGAAAGAGGCAGTTGGACTCTCGAAAGAACATATCGTTTCAATAATCAGCGGAGGTGATGCCAATGTGTATGGAATGGCGGGGCTGGTCATGGAAGTGGCGGAGAAAGAGCGAAATATAGAGATCGAGGTCGTCCCTGGCGTGACAGCGCTCAGCGCTGCAGCTTCGCTTCTCGGGGCACCAGTGGTTTCAGACTTCGCGGTGATCAGCCTGAGCGATCTCCTGACACCAATGGAATTGATAGAGCGGCGCCTTAATAGCGCCGCAGAAGCAGATTTCGTGATAGCTATTTATAATCCGAAAAGCAGGAATCGCAGGCAGAACTTTGGAAGAGCCATGGAAATCATTAAAAAATTCAGGAATGATGAAACACCTGTTGGAATCGTTAAAAACGCAGCACGGAAAGGAGAGGCCGTTATCGCCACAACGCTTGGAAGAATTATGGAATACGATGATGCTATCGATATGAGCACGATTGTGCTTGTGGGGAACAGCGAATCAAGGTTGTGGGATAACAGGATAATAACGCCCAGGGGGTATCAGAGGAAATATGAGTACTGA
- a CDS encoding precorrin-8X methylmutase produces the protein MSTDFGARTKEAREISEKSRAIVRSIVKGDMPEDRIRQRCVMATGDPAFADLMRFNNTPVEAGIKAVRKGATIFTDIKMAQVGITKRGHKCDVRCVLEAGEEIAGKTGVTRTSAGFMALEKELEGAIIVIGNAPSAALTVCGMIERGLRPALLVATPVGFVNAAESKERVRELDVPSITCVGTRGGTPVAVAVVNELVEMAEHH, from the coding sequence ATGAGTACTGATTTTGGGGCGCGCACAAAGGAAGCACGGGAGATCAGTGAAAAGAGTAGGGCGATAGTTCGCAGCATCGTGAAAGGTGATATGCCGGAGGACAGGATAAGGCAGCGCTGTGTGATGGCTACGGGTGACCCTGCGTTTGCTGACCTGATGAGATTCAATAATACGCCTGTGGAAGCCGGAATCAAAGCCGTCAGGAAAGGCGCAACGATATTCACGGATATAAAAATGGCTCAGGTAGGGATAACGAAAAGGGGACACAAATGCGATGTGAGATGCGTGCTCGAGGCAGGGGAGGAGATAGCCGGGAAAACTGGCGTTACAAGGACATCGGCAGGGTTCATGGCGCTTGAAAAAGAGCTTGAAGGTGCCATAATCGTAATCGGTAATGCACCATCGGCTGCACTCACAGTGTGCGGGATGATAGAACGCGGGCTCCGACCGGCGCTGCTTGTGGCCACGCCAGTGGGATTCGTGAATGCTGCCGAGTCAAAGGAGCGCGTGAGGGAGCTTGATGTGCCTTCCATCACCTGCGTGGGTACACGCGGCGGGACGCCTGTGGCGGTTGCTGTGGTCAATGAGCTGGTGGAGATGGCTGAGCACCATTAA
- a CDS encoding restriction endonuclease produces the protein MDNNPWVKRGMLMNFCPNCGGKIEIENAKFCPNCGFNFQEKKTSEESKIQIEPENTNKEQKLSPPQVVNEEETEESEYTAKNAYALGFKFEDTVEEILKAKGYFTQRRLRLEGQKGKSEIDILAVKKYKGIEKKIAVECKNYTNSVPVKDVRDFVSKLEDLRIRNGLFVAYSDFSSEAESWGENACLELWDGDTVYEKFYELSVGRLNVGDKVDFKYYLPVKIDYNYAANLDFENKNKVEISSAKLIWRPFYKVYYELNSVQTDPIKRKHRLTDSGFFIEDALIKSPQKPKDMVTNAVKSVTLGFLGKSAEEKKEEKETGVLKKELGQNPERDLSITQPDNYKVIKLSPQITEVVARGETIDYVVQENTKTVEYEVPTKKKKRKDEDEIDFEMPDIRECSLKPSRKDVTINDIQLIHVPKWEVEFESGDYTYTRVISANGGTVIADNITNCNKHLLKDFIKKKNVAVCDVCGKALCKDHVFKCPTCGSWFCENHSIQCIGCKIRFCTEHIKNKCVECGEAICDSCLLKCPLCGENHCNKHMTKCDKCGKVVCTSCTRKEGSLIFKKTICKNC, from the coding sequence TTGGATAATAATCCTTGGGTTAAAAGAGGGATGCTAATGAATTTTTGTCCAAACTGCGGTGGAAAAATAGAAATAGAAAACGCAAAATTCTGCCCTAATTGCGGGTTTAATTTTCAAGAAAAAAAGACAAGTGAAGAATCCAAAATTCAAATAGAACCTGAAAATACTAACAAAGAGCAGAAGCTTTCACCTCCACAAGTGGTAAATGAAGAGGAAACTGAAGAGTCTGAGTATACTGCTAAAAATGCATATGCTTTAGGATTTAAATTTGAGGATACTGTTGAGGAAATTTTAAAGGCTAAAGGATACTTTACGCAACGAAGGCTTAGATTAGAAGGTCAAAAGGGAAAGTCTGAAATCGATATTCTTGCCGTTAAAAAGTATAAGGGAATAGAGAAGAAGATCGCAGTTGAATGCAAGAACTACACAAATTCGGTTCCTGTCAAGGACGTTAGAGACTTTGTTTCAAAATTGGAAGACCTTCGGATTCGAAACGGTCTTTTTGTAGCATACAGCGATTTTTCGAGCGAGGCTGAGTCGTGGGGTGAAAATGCATGTTTGGAATTATGGGATGGCGATACAGTATATGAGAAATTTTATGAACTCAGCGTCGGAAGGCTCAATGTGGGAGATAAAGTAGACTTCAAATATTACTTACCAGTCAAAATTGACTATAATTATGCAGCAAATCTTGATTTTGAGAATAAGAACAAAGTTGAAATTTCCAGCGCCAAGTTAATATGGAGACCTTTTTATAAAGTTTATTATGAACTCAACTCCGTTCAGACAGACCCGATTAAGAGAAAACATAGACTGACAGATTCAGGATTCTTTATTGAGGATGCTTTGATAAAAAGCCCCCAAAAACCTAAAGACATGGTAACTAATGCTGTGAAATCGGTAACTCTCGGTTTTCTCGGCAAATCTGCTGAGGAAAAGAAAGAAGAAAAAGAAACAGGTGTTCTTAAAAAAGAACTCGGCCAGAATCCAGAAAGAGATCTATCTATAACTCAGCCAGACAATTATAAAGTAATCAAGCTCTCTCCACAGATAACCGAAGTTGTTGCCAGAGGAGAAACAATCGACTATGTTGTGCAAGAAAATACGAAAACTGTAGAGTATGAAGTTCCCACAAAAAAGAAAAAACGAAAGGATGAGGACGAGATAGACTTTGAGATGCCTGATATAAGGGAATGTTCTCTAAAACCTTCGCGGAAAGACGTCACCATTAACGACATTCAGCTTATTCATGTGCCAAAATGGGAAGTAGAATTTGAAAGCGGGGATTACACTTATACAAGGGTCATTTCTGCCAATGGTGGAACAGTTATTGCAGACAATATAACAAATTGTAATAAACACTTACTCAAGGACTTTATAAAAAAGAAAAATGTGGCCGTCTGTGATGTATGTGGGAAAGCTCTCTGTAAAGATCACGTCTTCAAATGTCCGACTTGCGGCTCCTGGTTCTGTGAAAACCATAGTATTCAATGCATCGGATGCAAAATTAGATTTTGCACAGAACATATTAAGAACAAATGTGTAGAATGCGGAGAAGCTATTTGTGATAGCTGTTTGCTGAAATGTCCTTTATGTGGAGAAAATCATTGCAATAAGCATATGACAAAATGCGACAAATGTGGTAAAGTCGTCTGCACATCCTGTACACGAAAAGAAGGTAGTTTAATTTTTAAGAAAACCATATGTAAAAACTGCTAG
- a CDS encoding nucleotidyltransferase domain-containing protein: MKTELIPELTAVLKQKFSQDLISIVLFGSIVKGTFTSTSDIDVLVVCEAPIKDWRARDKMILELTEEIELKYATPIHMTLMGRDEISRAIDSVYPLMLEIYDANEIVYDENNFFGRLLKYFEENIQRLHAKKIEEGVWKIPGLAVI; the protein is encoded by the coding sequence ATGAAAACCGAACTCATCCCGGAACTAACAGCCGTACTTAAACAAAAGTTTAGCCAAGATCTCATTTCAATTGTTTTATTTGGTTCCATAGTCAAGGGCACCTTTACAAGTACTTCTGATATAGATGTTCTCGTCGTTTGCGAAGCTCCCATCAAAGATTGGAGAGCTCGTGATAAAATGATTCTGGAACTCACAGAAGAAATCGAATTAAAATATGCTACTCCAATTCATATGACTCTTATGGGCAGAGATGAGATATCACGGGCAATCGATTCGGTTTATCCATTAATGCTTGAAATTTATGACGCCAATGAAATTGTTTATGATGAAAATAACTTCTTTGGACGATTACTGAAATATTTTGAAGAAAATATTCAACGCTTGCATGCAAAAAAAATCGAAGAAGGTGTCTGGAAAATCCCTGGTTTGGCGGTGATATAA
- a CDS encoding HEPN domain-containing protein: MVDVKQIFDALMIEAQSDIRSAKLLLDGTEFSRSIYHSQQAVEKAMKACLVLTGIVITDDHWISDRFIQAFPAMPDIRNLIRDTKYLVRGIKNPTAF; the protein is encoded by the coding sequence GTGGTTGATGTGAAACAAATTTTTGATGCATTGATGATTGAAGCCCAATCCGACATAAGGTCTGCAAAATTGCTGCTGGATGGAACCGAATTCAGCAGGTCGATCTATCATTCGCAACAAGCGGTTGAAAAAGCTATGAAAGCCTGCCTTGTTTTAACCGGGATTGTAATAACCGATGATCATTGGATTTCTGATAGATTTATTCAAGCCTTTCCTGCGATGCCTGATATACGAAATTTAATACGCGATACAAAATATTTAGTTCGTGGTATCAAGAACCCCACCGCCTTTTAA
- the tnpA gene encoding IS200/IS605 family transposase, whose translation MEFDRYSHSLGESNYHFQFTPKYRRDVFRDVILKKACEESFLRIAVKYKIIVRALEFGPDHVHLFVGNCKKYSVPQIAQYFKGASSRELREQYWEHVRIKEYGDSFWSDGYFYESVGRVTSESVEYYINRQQGKHWANIDYEVYRKFPSQKTINDFFIGTPDNHKRSGL comes from the coding sequence ATGGAATTCGATAGGTATAGCCATAGCCTTGGCGAGAGTAACTACCATTTCCAGTTCACGCCGAAATACCGACGTGATGTATTTAGGGATGTTATCCTTAAAAAGGCTTGTGAGGAATCTTTCCTCAGAATCGCCGTGAAATACAAAATAATCGTTCGTGCTCTGGAATTCGGCCCAGATCACGTTCATCTTTTTGTTGGCAATTGTAAGAAATATAGTGTTCCGCAGATTGCCCAATATTTCAAGGGAGCAAGCTCAAGGGAGCTTCGTGAACAATATTGGGAGCATGTTAGAATAAAAGAATATGGTGACTCTTTCTGGAGCGATGGTTATTTTTACGAATCAGTTGGCAGGGTAACAAGTGAATCTGTGGAGTACTATATAAATCGACAGCAAGGGAAACACTGGGCAAACATAGACTATGAGGTATACAGGAAATTTCCGTCGCAGAAAACAATAAACGACTTTTTCATAGGAACCCCAGACAACCATAAACGCTCAGGGCTTTAG
- a CDS encoding nucleotidyltransferase domain-containing protein → MNQTPPAQIYEKSLEQVKVAVLDAFEREDVTILLFGSRVRGDSERCSDIDIGILPKNKYDRKKLILLKEKLEDMNIPYKVDVIDISKVSQAFREKVMIEGKIWKN, encoded by the coding sequence ATGAATCAAACCCCACCGGCGCAGATTTATGAAAAAAGCCTGGAGCAGGTAAAAGTAGCAGTGCTTGATGCCTTCGAAAGAGAAGATGTCACAATTCTTCTCTTTGGCTCAAGAGTAAGGGGAGACTCGGAAAGGTGCTCGGACATAGACATAGGAATATTGCCAAAGAATAAATATGACCGGAAAAAATTGATCCTCTTAAAAGAAAAACTTGAGGATATGAACATTCCTTATAAAGTCGATGTGATAGATATATCTAAAGTTTCACAAGCATTCAGGGAAAAAGTGATGATAGAGGGGAAGATATGGAAAAACTGA
- the mqnC gene encoding dehypoxanthine futalosine cyclase, with translation MTNFDMIRKFADDDNSSEILKSALDGGGLKEGVELLESRALNLIGAAADELRKKSNGDLVTFVVDRNINYTNVCSSKCKFCAFYREPLANDAYVLTIEEILSKVGEAVRLGATQILLQGGLNPSLSIEYYEEMLRRVKGRFNIQMHAFSPPEIVHISKLYGAGIPETISRLRDAGLDSIPGGGAEILDDRVRGFVSPNKIGWKKWQEVMLAAHSLGIPSTATMVFGHAETLEERIKHIIRIREMQEKYNGFSAFIPWSFQSENTQLTGSSTGIDYLKMVAVSRILLNGYIKNIQASWVTQGLSVAQVALNYGANDLGGTMIEENVVRAAGVPFHSKSIEEFVHVAKKLGRPVAKRDTLYNILERY, from the coding sequence ATGACAAATTTTGATATGATAAGAAAATTTGCGGATGATGATAATTCTTCTGAGATACTGAAGAGCGCACTGGATGGCGGGGGACTGAAAGAGGGGGTGGAATTGCTCGAATCAAGAGCCCTTAACCTGATCGGCGCAGCAGCGGATGAATTGCGTAAAAAGAGCAACGGGGATCTGGTCACCTTTGTGGTGGACAGGAACATAAACTATACCAATGTATGCTCTTCTAAATGCAAATTCTGTGCGTTCTATAGGGAACCTTTGGCAAATGATGCCTACGTCCTGACGATCGAGGAGATACTTTCAAAGGTGGGTGAGGCAGTTCGGCTCGGCGCGACCCAGATCCTGCTCCAGGGGGGATTGAACCCGTCTCTTTCTATCGAATATTATGAAGAAATGCTGCGTCGGGTCAAAGGCAGGTTCAATATCCAGATGCATGCATTTTCGCCGCCTGAGATAGTGCACATCTCAAAGCTTTACGGGGCAGGCATTCCGGAAACGATCTCAAGGCTTCGCGATGCCGGGCTTGATTCAATACCGGGAGGAGGTGCCGAGATACTCGATGACAGGGTGCGGGGCTTTGTTTCGCCCAATAAGATCGGATGGAAGAAATGGCAGGAAGTGATGCTTGCTGCCCATTCACTCGGGATTCCGAGCACGGCAACGATGGTGTTCGGGCATGCCGAAACCCTGGAGGAAAGGATAAAGCACATTATCAGGATTCGCGAGATGCAGGAGAAATATAATGGTTTCTCGGCTTTCATACCCTGGAGTTTTCAATCGGAGAACACGCAGTTGACCGGGAGCTCGACAGGCATCGATTACCTGAAGATGGTCGCGGTTTCGCGCATCCTCCTTAACGGGTATATCAAGAATATCCAGGCTTCATGGGTCACGCAGGGACTTTCAGTGGCGCAGGTGGCATTGAACTACGGCGCAAACGACCTTGGCGGGACAATGATCGAGGAAAATGTAGTGAGGGCGGCCGGTGTGCCTTTTCACAGCAAGAGCATTGAGGAATTCGTGCATGTGGCTAAGAAGCTGGGGCGGCCGGTTGCCAAGAGGGATACGCTGTACAATATTTTGGAGCGGTACTGA
- a CDS encoding dihydropteroate synthase-like protein, with translation MNILVVTGRLAESTVKKSVKGEADVLVLDIDVAAFTTPALLRRALPAKKYDLILIPGLASGDYSRLENEIGAPIRLGPKHAFDLGFILSFAEDTTFSTRVPACELLIEKRRGSALEKIVELEDSANFSLILKGVKLGGNSRMKVMAEIVDAGHLSQHDLTNRISYFAAQGADIIDLGISLDTTLEEARKAVETASSVTSLPISIDTLEPDLINAGLDAGIDIVLSLNSENISEVKENIVRNSAVAVIIPDCSCELESLFNNIESVKNFGIKNIIADPVLDPPGHGLVESIERYYEFRKRDTTTPLFFGAGNVTELIDADSPGINAMLCGLAMELDAGILFTPEFSDKSHGSVSELKTASMMMMLARDRGSAPKDLGFDLLIAKEKRRREFGTMPSHPVEAIGGEEWHLDPAGCFKIEITGEEIRDGKIYPGKIVARNKNKSITGATARDVLDTITRLGLVSLLDHAGYLGRELMKAELALKFKRSYSQDDKF, from the coding sequence ATGAACATCCTTGTCGTAACAGGACGGCTGGCGGAGAGTACCGTAAAGAAATCGGTAAAGGGTGAAGCGGACGTGCTTGTTCTGGATATAGACGTGGCTGCGTTCACAACCCCTGCCCTGCTTAGAAGGGCTCTGCCCGCAAAGAAATATGATCTGATACTTATTCCGGGTCTGGCATCGGGCGATTATTCTCGGCTGGAAAATGAGATAGGGGCACCTATCCGCCTTGGCCCTAAACATGCATTCGATCTCGGTTTTATTCTTTCATTTGCAGAAGATACGACTTTCTCTACCAGAGTCCCTGCCTGTGAACTGCTGATAGAAAAAAGACGCGGCAGCGCTCTTGAAAAGATCGTTGAGCTTGAGGATAGTGCTAATTTCTCTTTGATTTTGAAAGGAGTAAAGCTGGGTGGGAATTCGCGTATGAAAGTGATGGCCGAGATAGTGGATGCAGGCCATTTATCGCAACATGATCTGACCAATAGGATTTCATATTTTGCAGCACAGGGAGCAGATATCATCGACCTTGGCATTTCACTGGATACCACACTGGAAGAAGCAAGGAAGGCGGTGGAAACAGCCAGCTCGGTTACGTCTCTGCCTATCAGTATCGATACTCTCGAACCGGATCTGATAAATGCTGGCCTGGATGCAGGAATAGATATCGTGTTGAGCCTGAATTCTGAAAACATCAGCGAGGTAAAGGAGAACATTGTCAGGAACTCTGCAGTTGCTGTAATTATCCCCGATTGTTCATGTGAACTGGAAAGCCTGTTCAATAATATCGAATCGGTTAAGAACTTCGGAATAAAGAACATTATTGCCGATCCCGTGCTTGATCCTCCGGGTCACGGGCTTGTGGAATCTATTGAAAGGTATTACGAGTTCAGGAAGCGCGATACGACAACGCCATTATTTTTCGGCGCGGGGAATGTGACGGAACTCATAGATGCCGATTCACCCGGGATCAATGCCATGCTTTGCGGTCTTGCAATGGAACTTGATGCCGGCATCCTGTTCACGCCTGAATTCAGCGATAAATCACATGGCAGCGTCTCGGAATTAAAAACAGCATCTATGATGATGATGCTTGCACGGGATCGCGGCAGCGCTCCCAAGGACCTCGGATTTGACCTTCTGATCGCCAAGGAGAAAAGAAGGCGGGAATTCGGCACGATGCCTTCCCATCCCGTAGAGGCCATTGGCGGTGAAGAATGGCATCTTGACCCCGCCGGCTGCTTTAAAATTGAGATAACGGGTGAAGAGATAAGGGATGGCAAGATTTATCCTGGAAAAATAGTAGCTAGAAATAAAAATAAATCCATCACAGGTGCAACGGCCAGAGATGTCCTGGACACCATAACCAGGCTCGGTCTCGTTTCCCTCCTTGACCACGCAGGTTATCTGGGAAGAGAGCTAATGAAAGCCGAACTTGCCCTGAAATTCAAAAGGAGCTATTCCCAGGATGACAAATTTTGA
- a CDS encoding NAAT family transporter, whose translation MPVNLSSEITFFIQAFLAIFSIINPVSGVMAFISITSRMSKDDRIYVARRSVVIACIIAIIFAVLGVFILDLFAITVDSLRVAGGVLLFLVAIDMIFARPTRESITTEELSYAEHRENISVFPMAMPMLTGPGAITMIILYTSTKAQEFGIDMGLTKLMVIVAILITFFITFLIFRFSDYFTRVVGMTGMMVMTRLMGLFLGAIAVGFISDGIRGLFGLK comes from the coding sequence ATGCCCGTGAACCTCTCTTCAGAAATTACCTTTTTTATCCAGGCTTTTTTAGCCATATTTTCGATAATCAATCCGGTAAGCGGCGTAATGGCCTTTATTTCAATCACTTCGCGCATGAGTAAAGATGACAGGATCTATGTTGCCAGGCGTTCTGTGGTGATCGCCTGCATTATTGCCATCATCTTCGCTGTATTAGGTGTTTTTATCCTTGACCTATTTGCGATCACTGTGGATTCCCTGAGAGTGGCAGGAGGTGTTTTGCTTTTCCTGGTTGCAATAGACATGATATTCGCAAGACCAACACGCGAGAGCATCACTACGGAAGAATTATCGTATGCAGAGCACAGGGAAAACATCTCAGTCTTCCCGATGGCGATGCCCATGTTGACGGGGCCGGGGGCGATTACCATGATAATTCTGTATACCTCTACCAAAGCCCAGGAGTTCGGGATAGACATGGGGTTGACAAAATTAATGGTAATAGTAGCAATACTCATTACTTTTTTTATTACCTTTTTGATTTTCAGGTTCTCCGATTATTTTACAAGAGTGGTTGGAATGACGGGTATGATGGTAATGACTCGACTGATGGGCCTATTCCTGGGGGCGATCGCGGTCGGCTTTATTTCTGATGGAATAAGAGGGCTCTTTGGACTGAAATAA
- a CDS encoding type 1 glutamine amidotransferase, with translation MKALVLSADNFEDMELFYPLNRLKEEGITVKVASMKKGIITGEHGYSVDVDISFGEVKPEEFDMLILPGGKAPEKVRLEERALEIARYFFRENKPVGAICHGAQTLISAGLLKGRKATCYIGIRDDLRSAGALYEDKEVVVDRNLVTSRNPRDLYAFGREFMGRAKQNIQ, from the coding sequence ATGAAAGCACTCGTTCTAAGCGCGGATAATTTTGAAGATATGGAACTCTTCTATCCACTCAACAGATTGAAGGAAGAAGGGATCACAGTAAAGGTAGCTTCCATGAAAAAAGGGATTATCACGGGTGAGCATGGTTATTCGGTTGATGTCGATATATCTTTTGGCGAGGTGAAGCCGGAGGAGTTCGATATGCTCATCCTTCCAGGAGGAAAGGCGCCTGAGAAGGTCAGGCTTGAGGAGAGGGCGCTTGAGATCGCGCGGTATTTTTTCAGGGAGAATAAACCGGTGGGTGCGATATGCCATGGAGCGCAGACGTTGATATCAGCCGGGCTTCTGAAGGGAAGAAAAGCAACATGCTATATCGGTATCAGGGATGACCTGAGATCGGCTGGTGCGCTTTATGAGGACAAAGAGGTGGTAGTTGACCGAAACCTTGTCACTTCAAGGAATCCCCGAGACCTGTACGCATTCGGGCGAGAATTCATGGGGCGGGCCAAACAAAACATTCAATAG